Proteins from one Pongo abelii isolate AG06213 chromosome 7, NHGRI_mPonAbe1-v2.0_pri, whole genome shotgun sequence genomic window:
- the BIN3 gene encoding bridging integrator 3 isoform X1 encodes MSWIPFKIGQPKKQIVPKTVERDFEREYGKLQQLEEQTRRLQKDMKKSTDADLAMSKSAVKISLDLLSNPLCEQDQDLLNMVMALDTAVKRMDAFNQEKVNQIQKTVIEPLKKFGSVFPSLNMAVKRREQALQDYRRLQAKVEKYEEKEKTGPVLAKLHQAREELRPVREDFEAKNRQLLEEMPRFYGSRLDYFQPSFESLIRAQVVYYSEMHKIFGDLSHQLDQPGHSDEQRERENEAKLSELRALSIVADD; translated from the exons GATTCCTTTTAAGATTGGGCAGCCCAAGAAACAGATTGTGCCCAAAACA GTGGAGAGAGACTTTGAAAGGGAGTATGGAAAACTTCAGCA GCTGGAAGAGCAGACCCGGAGGCTGCAGAAAGACATGAAGAAGAGCACCGACGCCGACCTGG CCATGTCAAAATCTGCCGTGAAGATATCCTTGGACTTACTCTCTAATCCCCTCTGTGAGCAAGACCAGGACCTTCTGAACATGGTGATGGCCCTGGACACGGCCGTGAAGCGGATGGACGCCTTCAATCAGGAAAAG GTGAACCAGATCCAGAAGACTGTGATCGAGCCCTTAAAAAA ATTCGGCAGCGTCTTCCCGAGCCTCAACATGGCGGTGAAGCGGCGGGAACAGGCCTTGCAGGACTATAGGAGGCTGCAGGCCAAGGTGGAGAAGtatgaggaaaaggagaagacgGGGCCAGTGCTGGCCAAGCTCCACCAG GCGCGAGAGGAGCTGCGGCCTGTGCGGGAGGACTTTGAAGCCAAAAACAGGCAGCTGCTGGAGGAGATGCCGCGCTTCTACGGCAGCCGCCTCGACTACTTCCAGCCCAGCTTCGAGTCCCTCATCCGAGCTCAG GTTGTGTACTACTCGGAAATGCACAAGATCTTTGGAGACCTGTCCCATCAGCTTGACCAGCCAGGCCACTCCGATGAGCAGCGGGAGCGGGAGAACGAGGCCAAACTCAGTGAGCTCCGGGCCCTCTCCATTGTGGCCGATGACTGA
- the BIN3 gene encoding bridging integrator 3 isoform X2, whose amino-acid sequence MGLERSHQVERDFEREYGKLQQLEEQTRRLQKDMKKSTDADLAMSKSAVKISLDLLSNPLCEQDQDLLNMVMALDTAVKRMDAFNQEKVNQIQKTVIEPLKKFGSVFPSLNMAVKRREQALQDYRRLQAKVEKYEEKEKTGPVLAKLHQAREELRPVREDFEAKNRQLLEEMPRFYGSRLDYFQPSFESLIRAQVVYYSEMHKIFGDLSHQLDQPGHSDEQRERENEAKLSELRALSIVADD is encoded by the exons ATGGGCTTAGAACGCTCTCATCAG GTGGAGAGAGACTTTGAAAGGGAGTATGGAAAACTTCAGCA GCTGGAAGAGCAGACCCGGAGGCTGCAGAAAGACATGAAGAAGAGCACCGACGCCGACCTGG CCATGTCAAAATCTGCCGTGAAGATATCCTTGGACTTACTCTCTAATCCCCTCTGTGAGCAAGACCAGGACCTTCTGAACATGGTGATGGCCCTGGACACGGCCGTGAAGCGGATGGACGCCTTCAATCAGGAAAAG GTGAACCAGATCCAGAAGACTGTGATCGAGCCCTTAAAAAA ATTCGGCAGCGTCTTCCCGAGCCTCAACATGGCGGTGAAGCGGCGGGAACAGGCCTTGCAGGACTATAGGAGGCTGCAGGCCAAGGTGGAGAAGtatgaggaaaaggagaagacgGGGCCAGTGCTGGCCAAGCTCCACCAG GCGCGAGAGGAGCTGCGGCCTGTGCGGGAGGACTTTGAAGCCAAAAACAGGCAGCTGCTGGAGGAGATGCCGCGCTTCTACGGCAGCCGCCTCGACTACTTCCAGCCCAGCTTCGAGTCCCTCATCCGAGCTCAG GTTGTGTACTACTCGGAAATGCACAAGATCTTTGGAGACCTGTCCCATCAGCTTGACCAGCCAGGCCACTCCGATGAGCAGCGGGAGCGGGAGAACGAGGCCAAACTCAGTGAGCTCCGGGCCCTCTCCATTGTGGCCGATGACTGA
- the BIN3 gene encoding bridging integrator 3 isoform X3 translates to MSKSAVKISLDLLSNPLCEQDQDLLNMVMALDTAVKRMDAFNQEKVNQIQKTVIEPLKKFGSVFPSLNMAVKRREQALQDYRRLQAKVEKYEEKEKTGPVLAKLHQAREELRPVREDFEAKNRQLLEEMPRFYGSRLDYFQPSFESLIRAQVVYYSEMHKIFGDLSHQLDQPGHSDEQRERENEAKLSELRALSIVADD, encoded by the exons ATGTCAAAATCTGCCGTGAAGATATCCTTGGACTTACTCTCTAATCCCCTCTGTGAGCAAGACCAGGACCTTCTGAACATGGTGATGGCCCTGGACACGGCCGTGAAGCGGATGGACGCCTTCAATCAGGAAAAG GTGAACCAGATCCAGAAGACTGTGATCGAGCCCTTAAAAAA ATTCGGCAGCGTCTTCCCGAGCCTCAACATGGCGGTGAAGCGGCGGGAACAGGCCTTGCAGGACTATAGGAGGCTGCAGGCCAAGGTGGAGAAGtatgaggaaaaggagaagacgGGGCCAGTGCTGGCCAAGCTCCACCAG GCGCGAGAGGAGCTGCGGCCTGTGCGGGAGGACTTTGAAGCCAAAAACAGGCAGCTGCTGGAGGAGATGCCGCGCTTCTACGGCAGCCGCCTCGACTACTTCCAGCCCAGCTTCGAGTCCCTCATCCGAGCTCAG GTTGTGTACTACTCGGAAATGCACAAGATCTTTGGAGACCTGTCCCATCAGCTTGACCAGCCAGGCCACTCCGATGAGCAGCGGGAGCGGGAGAACGAGGCCAAACTCAGTGAGCTCCGGGCCCTCTCCATTGTGGCCGATGACTGA